In Aegilops tauschii subsp. strangulata cultivar AL8/78 chromosome 3, Aet v6.0, whole genome shotgun sequence, one genomic interval encodes:
- the LOC109776976 gene encoding DCC family protein At1g52590, chloroplastic, whose product MATMAGRYCCSYYSSPSAPPPQRQRGPPLQLQPAGGRGRGLRRPSLRAVASAAAEPVKAATDAEFFQPADSRPIMLFDGVCNLCNGGVRFVREHDPGRSIRYVPLQSDSGRKLLRRSGRSPDDISSVVLVEKDRSYIKSDAVLRIMEYLNLPFPQLAAFLKIAPLFVRDFAYDNVANNRYVVFGRSETESCEIL is encoded by the exons ATGGCGACCATGGCCGGGCGCTACTGCTGCAGCTACTACAGCTCGCCCTCTGCGCCGCCGCCCCAGCGGCAGCGCGGGCCTCCGCTGCAGCTGCAACCGGCGGGAGGACGAGGACGGGGACTCCGGCGACCGAGCCTACGGGCGGtcgcgtcggcggcggcggagcccGTGAAGGCGGCCACGGACGCCGAGTTCTTCCAGCCCGCCGACTCGAGGCCTATCATGCTCTTCGACGGCGTGTGCAACCTGTGCAACGGCGGCGTCCGGTTCGTGCGGGAGCACGACCCCGGCCGGAGCATCAGGTACGTCCCCCTCCAGAGCGACTCCGGGAGGAAGCTCCTGCGCCGGTCCGGCAGAAGCCCCGACGACATCTCCAGCGTCGTCCTCGTCGAGAAGGACAG GTCATACATCAAGTCTGATGCCGTGCTGAGGATAATGGAGTACCTGAACCTGCCGTTCCCGCAGCTCGCCGCGTTCCTCAAAATTGCCCCCCT GTTTGTGAGGGACTTCGCCTACGACAACGTCGCGAACAACCGGTATGTGGTGTTCGGCCGGTCAGAGACAGAATCATGCGAGATACTCTGA
- the LOC109776974 gene encoding probable polygalacturonase At1g80170: MAFHAAGDGETGDTKAFEETWDSACRDSGGANVYVPAGRTFLLRDATFNGPCKSPITMQVDGDIVAPSTLWQLKSSSVLTFHEVDNLTVDGCGQIDGRGAPWWDCYNHKLVSFSFCNGLRVTNVRLKDSALKHISVYRCSQALVHNVSISAPCDSPNTDGITIGASDHVRVSSSSIQSGDDCVSIITETTDVNITDIACGPGHGISVGSLGGAGEGPAMVERITVSNCKFFNTTSGVRIKSWQGGQGKANGFIFRDLNMTEVQHPIDIDQFYCPQGNCPERQGGVAITDARFINIHGTSSEREAIKIMCSESVPCHGIYLDNVDLSWCKHTAPPQAKVMNAHGSVAGMVKPQVRFLGR; this comes from the exons ATGGCTTTCCATGCCGCTGGGGACGGCGAGACGGGCGATACTAAG GCGTTCGAGGAGACATGGGACTCTGCGTGCAGGGACAGCGGCGGGGCCAACGTGTACGTCCCTGCAGGAAGGACCTTCTTGCTGCGCGACGCCACTTTCAACGGGCCCTGCAAGTCGCCCATCACCATGCAG GTGGACGGGGACATCGTGGCGCCAAGCACCCTCTGGCAGCTAAAATCGTCAAGCGTGCTGACCTTCCACGAGGTGGACAACCTGACGGTGGACGGCTGCGGCCAGATCGACGGCCGGGGCGCCCCGTGGTGGGATTGCTACAACCACAAG CTGGTGTCATTCTCGTTCTGCAACGGCCTACGGGTGACCAACGTACGTCTCAAGGACAGCGCCCTCAAGCACATCAGCGTGTACAGGTGCAGCCAGGCGCTGGTGCACAACGTCTCCATCTCCGCGCCCTGCGACAGCCCCAACACGGACGGGATCACCATTGGGGCCTCCGACCATGTCCGCGTCTCCTCTTCCTCCATCCAATCCG GTGATGATTGCGTGTCGATTATAACGGAAACCACTGATGTCAACATCACTGACATCGCGTGTGGGCCCGGCCATGGCATCAG TGTGGGAAGCCTTGGAGGTGCCGGTGAAGGCCCAGCGATGGTGGAGAGGATTACAGTATCCAACTGCAAATTCTTCAATACGACGAGCGGTGTCAGGATCAAATCGTGGCAG GGAGGGCAAGGCAAAGCGAACGGATTCATTTTCAGGGACCTCAACATGACTGAAGTCCAACATCCTATCGACATCGACCAGTTCTATTGCCCCCAAGGAAACTGTCCAGAACGG CAAGGTGGTGTGGCCATAACGGACGCGAGGTTCATCAACATCCACGGGACGTCCTCCGAGCGAGAGGCCATCAAGATCATGTGCAGCGAAAGCGTGCCGTGCCACGGCATCTATCTCGATAATGTCGACCTATCATGGTGTAAACACACTGCTCCACCACAAGCCAAGGTTATGAATGCCCATGGGAGCGTCGCGGGCATGGTGAAGCCACAAGTGCGGTTCTTGGGCCGCTGA
- the LOC109776975 gene encoding polygalacturonase ADPG2-like has product MRAVLPMLLLLVASAAVGSAAAAGRRKGEGTRYSVMAFHAAGDGETDDSKAFEETWDSACRDSGGATLYVPEGRTFLLGETKLQGPCKSPITLQVDGDIVAPSSLWTLKSLTSLLAFYRVDNLTVDGIGQIDGRGAPWWHCYNQKKCHYRPQLVSFSFCNGLRVTNIRLKDSADKHMSVFECSQVQVHNVTVMAPGNSPNTDGITMGASDHVRISSCNIHSGDDCVSILTGTTDVNVTDVTCGPGHGISVGSLGGASEKPALVERITVSNCNFFNTMTGVRIKSWQGGRGKANTFLFRNLNMTQVRYPIDIDQFYCPQGNCPKREGGVAITDARFINIRGTSSEQEAIQILCSKSVPCHGIFLHNVDLSWANHTAPTKAKILNAQGSIAGTVKPQVRFRGL; this is encoded by the exons ATG AGGGCCGTGCTGCCGATGCTGCTGCTTCTTGTGGCATCGGCCGCAGTTGGATCTGCGGCGGCGGCCGGGCGGCGGAAAGGGGAAGGAACTCGATACAGCGTCATGGCCTTCCACGCCGCCGGGGACGGCGAGACGGATGATTCCAAA GCGTTCGAGGAGACATGGGACTCGGCTTGCAGAGACAGCGGCGGCGCGACGCTGTACGTCCCTGAAGGAAGGACCTTCCTGCTGGGAGAGACCAAGTTGCAGGGACCCTGCAAGTCACCGATCACCCTGCAG GTGGACGGGGACATCGTGGCGCCAAGCTCCCTCTGGACCCTAAAGTCGTTAACAAGCCTCCTGGCCTTCTACAGGGTCGACAACCTGACGGTGGACGGCATCGGGCAGATCGACGGCCGAGGCGCGCCGTGGTGGCACTGCTACAACCAGAAG AAATGCCACTACCGGCCACAG CTGGTGTCATTCTCGTTCTGCAACGGTCTACGGGTGACCAACATACGCCTCAAGGACAGCGCCGACAAGCACATGAGTGTGTTCGAGTGCAGCCAGGTGCAGGTGCACAACGTCACCGTCATGGCGCCCGGCAACAGCCCCAACACGGACGGGATCACCATGGGGGCCTCCGACCATGTCCGCATCTCCTCTTGCAACATCCACAGCG GTGATGACTGTGTGTCGATTCTAACGGGCACCACCGATGTCAACGTCACTGACGTCACGTGTGGGCCCGGTCATGGCATCAG TGTGGGAAGCCTTGGAGGTGCCAGTGAAAAACCAGCGCTAGTGGAAAGAATTACAGTATCCAACTGCAACTTCTTCAATACGATGACCGGTGTCAGGATCAAATCGTGGCAG GGAGGGCGAGGCAAAGCGAACACGTTCCTTTTCAGGAACCTCAACATGACTCAAGTACGGTATCCTATCGACATCGACCAGTTCTATTGCCCCCAGGGAAACTGTCCAAAACGG GAAGGTGGTGTGGCCATAACGGACGCGAGATTCATCAACATCCGGGGGACGTCCTCGGAGCAAGAGGCCATCCAGATCCTGTGCAGCAAAAGCGTGCCGTGCCACGGGATTTTTCTCCACAACGTGGACCTCTCTTGGGCCAACCACACGGCCCCAACAAAAGCCAAAATCCTAAATGCCCAAGGAAGCATCGCGGGCACGGTGAAGCCACAAGTACGCTTCCGCGGCCTCTGA